The Candidatus Syntrophosphaera sp. DNA window CATGACTAAAGGCCTCTATCAGCATACCACCTGAACCTACCGCGGGATCGCAGATCTCAGCATCCTCAGCCGGGTCAAGGATGTTTACCAGTAGTTTGACCACTGTCCTGGGCGTATAGAATTCTCCGCCTTTCTTACCAGCGCTATCGGCAAAGTACTTGATCAAATACTCATAGGCGGAGCCCAAGAGATCAGGAAACTCCAGATTGTCATCTGTGAGCACCACCTTGTCGAAGTGAGTGATCAGTTCGACCAGATCTTTATCTGTGATGCGTTTATTGTTCTTTCCCAGGGTCTTGTTGAAGTCAATCGGCTTCAGCACCCCTTCCAGAGTCTCGCTATTGCTATCCTCAAGGGCTTCAAATGCCTTCTTTAGTTCATCTCCGATTTCTTTCTTCAGGTGCCGGATATTCTCCCATCTGGCACGGATCGGGACAAAGAAGTTGTAGTTTGATTCGCTCTCCAGCCCTTTTTCAAGCGCTTCTCCGCTTACGCCCTTCTTCTCGAGGATCGCCTTTCGGTTATTTCGTTCAATGTTGAAGAGATCATTTACCCTCTTCAGAAACAGCATAGCTATCACGTATTCCTTGAATTCCGAGGCATCCATGTTCCCGCGCAGGGATTCACAGGCCTCCTCCAGAAAGCGTTCCAGCCATGATAAAGACAGCTTATGCGCCATTAAATACTCCGTTTATCTATATATCGTCAGACCTTGAAACAAGACCGATAAAGTAACTTGGGAATGGGGCGAAGCCCCACTAATTGGGGTGGTGGGCGGGAATAGATACTTTGTTAAACTGCTCACCACGGCATTATACAGTGATTCTTGTGCCGTAAACACAACATGTGCAAGAACCTTTGAGATTAAGCATAAAGAGCATAATACACTACCAATCATCGCCTCTGCAGACAGGCGAACTGGATTGATTGTGTTTGTGAGCCTATATCTTCTTAGCTCTTGATTTGATTGATTTAAGTGTTGCTCCACCAGCCTTGACCCACTCATCTATCTCATTGATTTTGAATTTCCACAATCGCCCCATCTTGTGGGTGGGCATATCGTGGAATTTTATCCAGCGATACACCGTGTCATCGCTTACTCCGAGGTAAGCACATATCTCTTTGATGGACAGCCACCTGTCCTGCAGATGATCCATGATCACTCCTAATTGGCTTTGTTGGCAAGGGATTAACATTTTCAGAAAAGCGGATTTCCTTTACCTTTTTCACCCAAATTCATACAACGCCGAACCCCCTCTGATTGTCAATCGATAAATTCCGCTTCTCTCCGCAGATACCCGCATAGAAATGGTTAAGAAGCCCAGTAACCCTCTTTTCTTGCCAGATGGCTGGATGGCAGATTAGTTATTCGCCAACCTTAGAGAAAGCACTTATTTGCTAATGATCGAATAACCCATACTCTCATACCCTTTTATTCTCTTTCTGTACATTTTCGCAAGCACAGGCTCCTCTATGTCCACGTAATCGTAAATCACAACCTCTGTTTTGTTATCGTGAGCCCTATGTAGCCTACCAGCATATTGTTGCAATACTCCTTTCCAGGATATGGGCATAGTAAGAAACAAGGTATCCAGTCTGCTGTCATCAAAGCCCTCTCCGATGTACTTTCCGGTTGCGATAATCACCCTTTCATCTTCATCCGGTATGGAGTGGAGCTTATCCATTACCGCTTTCAGCTGTTTTCTACCCATGCCACCCCGAAGTGCGATTACATGCTTGGAAAAGCCTGCGAGTTTCTGTGCAAAGAACTCCACGTGAGCAGTTCTTTCCGTTAAAACAAGTGGACTTCTACCGGCCACGATTGCCGCAATGATGTCATCCAGAATCATGTCATTTCGCTTAGTATCCACCACCAAAGCTTGATAGATGTCTGTGATCTTGATCTCGGCATCCTCGCTAAGTTTGGTCATTGAGAAGGTTGTTTGGCGAGTTACTACCTTGTGAGTGAAGGACCTTTGCAGAATTTGAGATTTGGCATCTACTTTATAACGGATAGGGCCGCATTGCATATAAACAATGGGATGATGTCCATCCTGGCGGATTGGGGTGGCAGTAAGCCCATAGATGTACTTGGCCCTCACAGATTTGAGAACTTGTTCAAAGCTAAAGGCAGAGATATGGTGACACTCATCCACAATCACCATGCCGTAATCCTTAACGAGCTCTTTAACTGTGTGTTTGTGGGTAAGACTCTGAATAATAGCCACATCGATCTTGCCGGTTCTCTTATCAATTCCTCCACCAATTTGCCCTATCTCCGGTTCTTGCAGAAAACACTTCAGCCGCTCTACCCATTGGTTCATTAACTGCCTGCGATGTACGATGACCAGAGTATTAGTCTGCCTTTGAGCAATCATCCAGATTGCCACAACTGTCTTGCCGAATGCCGTGGTAGCTGAGAGAATACCATTATCATGCTTGAGCATCGCAGTCCCGGCAAGGAGTTGTTCACTGCTTAGTTTACCAGCGAATGTTGCATTGATGGGTTCTCCTGGAAATCTCAAATCCTTCTGGATCAGTAAAATGCCCAGAGTTGACACAAGCTTTGAGAGATCTTCCAGACACCCTCTTGGGATTATGAGATATTCATCTGTCTCTGAGGATAGATTGATGACCCTGGGCAAATTGTAGATTGGCATTCTCATGGCTTGGGCGCGGTAGAATTCTGGATTCTGGAAGGCAGCCAGCCTGACAATATTGGACATGAGCTTCTGAGGAAGTCCAGTTTTCTCAACGTAGATCATATTACTCAGGACAATCTTAACCTGAGAGGGTAAATCTTTGTACTCCTCAGGTTGGGCTTGTTTTGCTTCCCAGGGCATGGTTTCATCCTCTTCAGATATATTTATCTGGGATAATCCCATCGAACCGTGACCAGAGGGTAGTTCTGAGAGGATTGCACTGATCCTGTGTTTACTGAGTCTTTCTACTTGTGACAGAAAGAGCCATTGATCATAAATCCTATGTAGCTGCTGATCTACAAACTCACTATGCCCACTCTCCCGGGCTTTCTTTTGCAAGGTTAATGCAATCAGATTGCCAAAACCACCTTTGGGCATAGTATCTTGATTGGGGAACATGCGGTCAAATGAATCAAAGCCGATTTGGTGGTGATTCTCCATAGCATTTGTAATCAGCGCAGTTCCCAATCTACGAGCCTGAGCTGCAGAAATCTTTTCATCAAAGAAAAACCACACATGGGCACCCTTCCCAGACCTGGATATCTCAACATAACCAGGAACATGATACTGATTGCAGACATCGATCAATGCCATCACATCATCCCGCCATTCCTTCTTATCAAAATCTATAGCCAGAAACTTGCATGTATCATCTTCCAGCAGGGGGTAGATACCAATTATGATCTCACCACTCAGGTGCCGGTAGATTTGTTTATCATCAAGTGGGATAAGCTTTCTGTTCTCACAGCTCGCACAAGGGATTTTCTTGTACTTTCCGCACACTTCGTGTTTCCAATCATTATAGCAAGCTGGTGAGTAGCCTGACCTATTATCTTTGCCAACCCATCTGATTGCAAACACGTCTTCTCTTCCCTGAAATAAGCTGCGAAAGAGCTGTACCTTGTTTTCTGGACTGGATTGATTGTTGATTGGAGCATCAATAGAACTTGCACTTACTGAATGTGAATTCTCGGTGCTATGCTTTTGCTTGTTTTCAGTTGGATTTGAGGGCTCAGTATTCAAGTCTGATGGATGAGTAGCATTTGATACCAAATCTGTCAGCCTGGAGTTCTCTGCCTCCAGTTCACTGATCCGCTTAAGCGCATCTTCGAGTTTCTTCTTTAGTTCTTCTTTCTCGGTGTTCATCTCATCCTCAACTGACCAAGGTTGGCTCATGCTTCCTGTTGTCAATCCCAAAATCACGAGAAACCTATGTGAACACTATCATCAAACCAAGCTATGCATCATTCGATATGCAGAAATCCTGTCAGAATTTGAAGTTTTCGGTGATCTTAATTGCAGATATCCTGTCAGAAACTACCTAAATGGGTCTTGGAAAGGATGAGTAAGGATGTCCTACGATGCGACAGTTTGCAGTTTTTGCTGCACAATTTGCAGATTTCGTTGTCACGTTGCACCCAGCCAGGCTTGCAGCTATCGATTCTTCCGCCTTCGCCCTGACCCGTCCTGAAATAAGTTGACCAACCGACTTAAGATTATAAGATTTACCCTAGAGCATTATTCCCTGGGGATCGAACATGGCCGGAAAGATAGCCCCGCAAGAGCCATAACCATCAGCAGTCAAACCGCGTATTCGGCGTCAGGGGGTCAGGTTGGAAAAATAGGTCTTGACAGAATGGTCAATTGTTTTCAGGTAAGACCATCAATCAACTGAGAGGTGTGTAATGAGAACAATGTGTATAATTTTCGGTATGGTCATGCTCGTGACCTGCTTGTTTGCCCAAACAACGATACCGCCCGGGCCCGTGCAGGGAAACTGGACCGCGGCCGGATCACCCTATCTTGTGATGGGCAACATCAGCATCGCCAACGGAGCTTCACTCTCCATCGGCGCTGGTGTGGACGTTGTCTTCCAGGGCACTTTTTCCCTGGCGGTGAGCGGTTCCATCAGCACCACCGGGAGCGCGGACCTGCCGGTCACTTTCACAGCCCAGGACACCTTGAACGGCTGGTCTTCGATCCGCCTGAGCAACACCGGCACGGGGCTCAACCCCCCTTCTTCCTTCACCCATACGAATTTCCTTTACGGACGGGCAATCTGGGGCTCAGGGGGCGGAGATCCGCTCAATTTCGGAGGCGCCGTCTGGGCTGATAACGCCGGGACCCTGACCTTCGATAGTTGCTTTTTCAACCGCTGCAAGTCGATCTATGACGGCAGCGCCATCTACGCGGACAACGGAACCAACGTAGTCATGAACAATTGCACGGTCAAGAATTGCGAGAGCGGCTTCTTCGGTGGAGTTTTCGTGAGGGATGGGAACGCGGAGATCACTGACTGCCTCTTCGATTCCAACGTCGCGGTGACCTTCGGAGCAGCGCTCTATTTCTACGACAGCCCCCAGGCCAACGTCACGTCCTGCGTCATCTCGAACAACGTCGCCGGTGCTGTGACCGGAATTTACGGGGCCAGCAGCAACGTCGTGGTGAAAAACTCCCTCTTTGCCGGAAACGACACCACTATGGGCCTGGGTGGCGGAATGGGCATCATCGGCGGTTCGGTGAGCCTCATCAACAATACATTCT harbors:
- a CDS encoding helix-turn-helix domain-containing protein, with the translated sequence MDHLQDRWLSIKEICAYLGVSDDTVYRWIKFHDMPTHKMGRLWKFKINEIDEWVKAGGATLKSIKSRAKKI
- a CDS encoding DEAD/DEAH box helicase codes for the protein MNTEKEELKKKLEDALKRISELEAENSRLTDLVSNATHPSDLNTEPSNPTENKQKHSTENSHSVSASSIDAPINNQSSPENKVQLFRSLFQGREDVFAIRWVGKDNRSGYSPACYNDWKHEVCGKYKKIPCASCENRKLIPLDDKQIYRHLSGEIIIGIYPLLEDDTCKFLAIDFDKKEWRDDVMALIDVCNQYHVPGYVEISRSGKGAHVWFFFDEKISAAQARRLGTALITNAMENHHQIGFDSFDRMFPNQDTMPKGGFGNLIALTLQKKARESGHSEFVDQQLHRIYDQWLFLSQVERLSKHRISAILSELPSGHGSMGLSQINISEEDETMPWEAKQAQPEEYKDLPSQVKIVLSNMIYVEKTGLPQKLMSNIVRLAAFQNPEFYRAQAMRMPIYNLPRVINLSSETDEYLIIPRGCLEDLSKLVSTLGILLIQKDLRFPGEPINATFAGKLSSEQLLAGTAMLKHDNGILSATTAFGKTVVAIWMIAQRQTNTLVIVHRRQLMNQWVERLKCFLQEPEIGQIGGGIDKRTGKIDVAIIQSLTHKHTVKELVKDYGMVIVDECHHISAFSFEQVLKSVRAKYIYGLTATPIRQDGHHPIVYMQCGPIRYKVDAKSQILQRSFTHKVVTRQTTFSMTKLSEDAEIKITDIYQALVVDTKRNDMILDDIIAAIVAGRSPLVLTERTAHVEFFAQKLAGFSKHVIALRGGMGRKQLKAVMDKLHSIPDEDERVIIATGKYIGEGFDDSRLDTLFLTMPISWKGVLQQYAGRLHRAHDNKTEVVIYDYVDIEEPVLAKMYRKRIKGYESMGYSIISK